A window of Rhododendron vialii isolate Sample 1 chromosome 13a, ASM3025357v1 contains these coding sequences:
- the LOC131312320 gene encoding DDT domain-containing protein PTM-like: MEPEERRPERRGRKRRRVDSQNASVDRQEKRQVNETRSKALVGRYVRKEFEGSGVFLGKIVYYDSGLYRVEYEDGDCEDLESSEVRDFLVGDNDFDGGLMLRKKKLDELIVKKDVKTADMVVEGKVAALMSVEVCSVSGFGNDDAKEIDAVQVDGDADSSSDSCEHALDRDASLEVDAPVVLPPQLPASSGTIGVPEESVSHLFSVYCFLRSFSIQLFLSPFGLDDFVGSLNCLVPNTLLDAIHVALMRVLRRHLEILSSNGSELASKCLRLNDWSLLDTLTWPVYLAQYLMVMGYTNGPEWKGFYIDVFEKDYCTLSVSLKLMILQILSDDVLESDELRAEIDTREEAEVGIDSDAVANVASEPGLRRVHPRYSKTSACKNKEDVEIIAETHGTRSNCFSSSLGVHGNEMEVDADIAHDGNVDECRLCGMDGTLLCCDGCPSAFHSRCIGVTKMFIPEGDWYCPECTINKTGPAITRGTSLRGAEVFGIDSYGQVFLGTCNYLLVLKISINSDPCLRYYNHNDIPNVLQALCSSVQHVVLYSEICKEILQYWDIPKETVPLAEAFEMGKRSADVDGECSLPSLPFLGKESCNGKDVVESENLASCVTGDSAAHAVVSCLENSGEEPGFNRSLLDTMPQTEHPGQQRSGDTATKAVSCLSNTGYSLKTIADLSLSSGLVSQQVDPCSLSQQCITGTSSSTELGICNSGNSDRGYGGKVNGICVAVNMSSQIKEYRGCVGGIGCTKLSDHFLYTGSHFKSQVYVNNYVHGDFAASAAANLAILLAEENRGSESHASDARRKAVSANNSLQLKAFSSAAIRFFWPNPEKKLVEVPRERCGWCLSCQASASSRRGCLLNAAASNAIKGAMKILSGLRSVSNVDGSLYGIAMYVMFLEESLCGLTGGPFRSAMYRKQWRKQLEQASTCSAIKTLLLKLEENIRIVALSGDWAKLVDNGPVESSAIQSAVCAAGLTRKRRPSVRRGRKSSAVSDVSSEDSLDSSSDFNWWRGGMLSKKILQRGVLPFPVIKKAARLGGCRKIPGVCYTEDSEIPKRSRQFIWRAAVEMSKNASQLALQVRYLDFHVRWGDLVRPEQNLQDGKGPETEASAFRNASVCDKKTMKDKVIYGVAFGNQKHLPSRVMKSIIDIDKGEDGKEKYWFSETLVPLYLIKQYEEKEDKVLPPLAENPVNVLSDLQRLQLKASREDIFSYLSLKRDNLDKCCCASCQLDVLLRKSVKCSACGGFCHERCCICSASGSSDNVGFLITCKQCYHSTTLPQSDKSNESTSPLVLQGQKIRNAVTVSKGAKQKSLNQPLASVGHLKSSSKTKPAMNGSNLATKKRPKLCSWGLILKKNSKDSGTDFRLNYIRLRSNSDESRSGPVCHLCRKPYNADLMYICCEMCTRWYHAAAVELEESEIFEVAGFRCCRCRRVTLPSCPYSDPESNAMVTAKGFPRAPNMGNSIVEQDYDIFSGQYKRLESNSPVLPENEGILCAPEEDSLLFSLSSDQQFREHDREMDFEWNTITTAASGTVPQKLPIRRHMKSERNGDYPTTGELSTPIEPNNLLNPGDVSLSPKLEWDVSENVFSEDGVAFDWEGLNYEDMEFEPQTYFSFTELLASDDGGQVGQGDASGDVLAMNYQQEPTISVGATGDTLPCQICSGPLPDLPCQICGTWVHIHCSQLVEQSSWEGGNWRCGQCQEWR; the protein is encoded by the exons TTATTATGATTCTGGGCTATACAGAGTTGAATATGAAGATGGGGATTGTGAGGATTTGGAGAGCAGTGAAGTGAGGGATTTTCTCGTTGGGGACAACGATTTCGATGGTGGGTTGATGTTAAGGAAGAAGAAGTTAGATGAGTTAATCGTGAAGAAAGATGTGAAGACCGCGGatatggtggtggaggggaaAGTAGCGGCTTTGATGAGTGTTGAAGTATGTTCGGTGAGTGGTTTTGGTAATGATGATGCCAAGGAAATTGATGCCGTTCAAGTCGATGGCGATGCTGATTCATCTAGTGATTCTTGTGAGCATGCTCTGGACAGGGATGCTAGCTTGGAGGTTGATGCCCCTGTTGTCCTTCCACCACAATTGCCCGCTTCCTCTGGAACTATTGGTGTTCCAGAGGAGAGTGTTTCCCACCTTTTCTCTGTATATTGTTTCTTGCGCTCATTTAGTATCCAGCTGTTTTTGAGCCCCTTTGGACTTGATGATTTCGTGGGATCACTCAACTGTCTTGTCCCGAACACATTGTTGGATGCCATTCATGTTGCTCTCATGCGCGTGCTGAGGCGTCATCTTGAAATCCTCTCTTCGAATGGTTCTGAGCTGGCATCAAAATGTCTGAG GTTAAATGATTGGAGCTTGCTAGATACATTGACTTGGCCTGTTTACTTAGCCCAGTATCTAATGGTAATGGGATATACTAATGGACCAGAATGGAAGGGATTTTACATTGATGTTTTTGAGAAGGATTATTGCACCTTATCCGTGAGTCTGAAGTTGATGATTTTGCAAATATTGTCCGATGATGTTTTAGAATCTGATGAGCTACGGGCAGAAATCGACACGCGTGAAGAAGCAGAGGTTGGAATAGATTCTGATGCTGTTGCAAATGTTGCTTCGGAACCTGGCCTGAGAAGGGTTCATCCAAGATACTCAAAGACTTCTGCttgcaaaaacaaagaagatgTGGAGATCATAGCAGAAACACATGGAACAAGATCTAATTGTTTCTCAAGTTCCTTGGGTGTACATGGCAATGAAATGGAAGTGGATGCTGATATTGCCCATGATGGTAATGTTGATGAATGCAGGCTTTGTGGTATGGATGGAACTTTGCTCTGTTGTGATGGGTGTCCGTCAGCTTTCCATTCAAGATGTATAGGTGTGACCAAAATGTTTATACCGGAAGGGGATTGGTATTGCCCAGAGTGTACAATTAACAAGACGGGGCCAGCAATTACACGGGGTACATCTCTTAGAGGAGCTGAGGTTTTTGGTATTGATTCGTATGGACAAGTGTTTTTGGGTACTTGCAATTATTTACTGGT GCTGAAGATTTCAATCAACTCAGATCCATGTCTTAGATACTACAACCACAATGACATTCCAAATGTCCTGCAAGCACTGTGTTCCTCTGTGCAACATGTTGTTCTGTACTCTGAGATTTGCAAGGAAATTCTACAGTATTGGGATATTCCAAAAGAGACTGTACCTCTTGCTGAAGCATTTGAAATGGGCAAAAGGTCAGCAGACGTAGATGGTGAGTGTTCTCTTCCATCACTTCCTTTCCTGGGTAAGGAGAGTTGTAATGGTAAAGATGTGGTTGAAAGTGAGAACTTAGCAAGTTGTGTAACTGGGGATAGTGCAGCACATGCGGTAGTTTCATGCCTGGAAAACTCTGGTGAAGAGCCTGGGTTCAACAGAAGTTTGTTGGATACAATGCCCCAAACAGAACACCCTGGGCAGCAAAGGAGTGGCGACACTGCAACAAAAGCTGTTTCTTGTCTTAGTAATACAGGGTACTCTTTGAAGACTATAGCGGATTTATCTCTGTCTTCTGGTTTAGTTAGCCAGCAGGTTGATCCATGTAGTCTAAGTCAACAATGCATCACTGGAACATCAAGCTCAACAGAATTAGGGATATGTAATTCAGGAAATAGCGATAGAGGTTACGGAGGAAAAGTGAATGGTATATGTGTTGCAGTTAACATgtcctctcaaatcaaagaataCAGAGGGTGCGTTGGTGGGATAGGGTGCACAAAGTTATCTGATCATTTTCTATACACGGGTTCCCATTTTAAGTCTCAAGTCTATGTAAATAACTATGTCCATGGAGAttttgctgcttctgctgctgccAATCTGGCGATTCTTTTGGCGGAAGAAAATCGGGGTTCGGAGTCTCATGCGTCAGATGCACGGAGAAAAGCCGTGTCTGCTAACAATTCACTGCAACTCAAAGCTTTCTCATCAGCTGCAATACGTTTTTTCTGGCCGAATCCTGAAAAGAAGCTTGTGGAAGTCCCAAGAGAAAGGTGTGGTTGGTGTCTCTCTTGCCAGGCTTCTGCTTCAAGCAGGAGAGGATGTTTGTTGAATGCTGCTGCCTCAAATGCCATTAAAGGTGCTATGAAAATTCTTTCTGGCCTTCGTTCGGTATCGAATGTAGATGGAAGCCTTTATGGAATTGCAATGTACGTTATGTTCTTGGAGGAGAGTTTATGTGGACTGACAGGTGGTCCCTTCCGGAGTGCTATGTACAGAAAGCAATGGCGTAAACAATTAGAGCAGGCTTCAACTTGCAGTGCAATAAAGACCCTCTTGCTCAAG CTTGAGGAAAACATCCGTATTGTTGCTCTTTCTGGGGACTGGGCTAAACTTGTGGATAATGGGCCAGTTGAATCTTCTGCGATCCAAAGTGCTGTATGTGCTGCTGGATTAACTCGGAAACGCAGACCAAGTGTGAGGCGGGGTAGGAAATCATCTGCTGTATCTGATGTCTCATCTGAGGATTCCCTAGATAGCTCAAGTGACTTCAACTGGTGGCGAGGAGGGATGCTATCAAAGAAAATATTGCAAAGAGGAGTCTTACCATTCCCAGTAATTAAGAAAGCAGCTCGTCTAG GTGGTTGTAGAAAGATTCCTGGTGTTTGCTATACTGAAGATTCTGAGATCCCAAAAAGAAGCAGACAGTTTATTTGGAGAGCTGCAGTTGAAATGAGTAAGAATGCATCACAACTTGCGCTTCAG GTCAGGTACCTAGACTTTCATGTAAGATGGGGCGATCTTGTTCGTCCTGAACAGAACCTTCAAGATGGAAAAGGTCCAGAGACAGAAGCTTCTGCTTTTAGAAATGCGTCTGTTTGTGATAAGAAAACTATGAAAGACAAGGTTATATATGGAGTCGCTTTTGGGAATCAAAAGCATCTCCCTTCCCGCGTCATGAAGAGTATTATCGATATTGATAAAGGAGAAGATGGAAAAGAGAAATACTGGTTTTCTGAAACTCTTGTTCCTCTATATTTGATCAAACAGTATGAAGAGAAGGAAGACAAAGTGCTTCCGCCATTGGCTGAGAATCCTGTGAATGTGCTCTCTGATTTACAAAGACTGCAGCTGAAAGCTTCCCGTGAGGatattttttcttacctttcACTTAAGAGAGACAATTTGGACAAGTGCTGTTGTGCTTCATGTCAACTGGATGTTTTACTTAG GAAATCAGTCAAGTGCAGTGCATGTGGAG GTTTTTGTCATGAGCGGTGTTGCATCTGTTCAGCAAGTGGCAGTAGTGACAACGTTGGGTTTTTGATCACCTGCAAACAATGTTACCATTCCACTACTCTCCCCCAAAGTGACAAGAGTAACGAATCAACAAGCCCTTTGGTTTTGCAAGGGCAAAAGATTCGGAATGCAGTTACAGTCAGTAAAGGTGCCAAGCAGAAAAGCTTAAATCAACCATTAGCATCCGTCGGACATTTAAAAAGTTCTTCGAAGACAAAACCAGCCATGAATGGTTCTAACTTGGCAACAAAAAAACGACCCAAGTTATGTTCTTGGGGTTTGATActgaaaaaaaactccaaagaCAGTGGAACGGATTTCAGATTGAATTATATTCGTCTTAGGAGCAACTCGGATGAGAGCAGGTCAGGACCTGTTTGTCACCTGTGCCGTAAGCCTTATAATGCTGATCTCATGTATATTTGCTGTGAAATGTGCACTA GATGGTATCATGCTGCAGCAGTAGAACTTGAGGAATCAGAAATTTTTGAAGTGGCGGGTTTCAGATGCTGTAGGTGTCGTAGGGTAACATTACCTTCATGCCCTTACTCGGATCCGGAGAGCAATGCAATGGTGACAGCCAAGGGGTTCCCCAGAGCTCCAAATATGGGGAATTCAATAGTGGAGCAGGATTATGATATCTTCTCTGGACAATATAAAAGGTTGGAATCAAATAGTCCAGTGTTGCCAGAAAATGAGGGAATTTTGTGTGCACCAGAGGAGGAtagtcttcttttttctctttcaagtGATCAGCAATTTAGAGAACACGATCGGGAAATGGATTTTGAGTGGAATACCATTACTACTGCTGCTTCTGGAACTGTTCCTCAGAAACTACCAATTAGAAGGCATATGAAGTCTGAGAGGAATGGAGATTATCCAACTACGGGCGAGTTATCAACACCAATTGAGCCAAACAATCTCTTGAACCCTGGAGATGTATCATTATCTCCTAAGTTGGAGTGGGATGTTTCTGAAAACGTTTTTTCCGAAGATGGTGTAGCGTTTGACTGGGAAGGTCTGAACTATGAGGATATGGAGTTTGAGCCCCAAACCTACTTCTCATTTACAGAGTTGCTGGCATCTGATGATGGTGGCCAGGTGGGTCAAGGTGATGCATCCGGAGATGTATTGGCTATGAACTATCAACAAGAACCTACAATTTCCGTAGGAGCCACTGGTGATACTTTGCCTTGTCAGATATGTTCAGGGCCATTACCTGATCTTCCTTGCCAGATTTGTGGTACGTGGGTGCACATCCATTGCTCACAGTTGGTGGAGCAGTCATCTTGGGAGGGTGGCAACTGGAGGTGTGGCCAGTGCCAGGAGTGGCGGTAG